A single genomic interval of Lactococcus sp. S-13 harbors:
- a CDS encoding amidase family protein: protein MTEIKDATYWAEQLRSGAVLAEDLLAMTNEKIDLLNPLYNAVVAKDLAVAQADLPLTKQGFFAGLPFALKMLGQTHRGLPDTASSCLFAKGMAEADDNYVKALLAAGFTPFGQTNSPEFGFKNISDSKLYGDTRNVWNRAYYSGGSSGGAASAVASGMFAIAGASDGGGSIRIPASFSGLIGLKMTRGRMPQGPNTYRGWQGAAIVGALTVSVRDTARFVLEMQTVQEAAPYQARMLDEAQLLALCENADAFVDRENTDENLLTKKSSRLKIAFSQKSPISGVSLSEDAKKALKKAVEFLRKQGHELVEIDFPLDARELVRTYYRMNAAETMAMLAPWERAAGRKLTTDDIELLSFALLEAGRKAPVESYIKALDEWDAAADLFANKIFADYDLFLTPTTAKTAPKIGEELIPSEILEQMAEIATVDFEQQIAIIEAAFERSLAFTPYNFISNLTGQPALSLPIYVNETTNLPLGVQLWGAKNSEIQLLQLAREFEKQGQLILPAAYRDDNSVSKISQRKY, encoded by the coding sequence ATGACAGAAATCAAAGATGCGACTTATTGGGCAGAACAACTGCGTTCGGGCGCAGTTTTGGCGGAAGATCTGCTTGCAATGACGAATGAAAAAATCGATTTGCTTAATCCCTTATACAATGCAGTTGTTGCCAAAGATTTGGCGGTGGCTCAGGCTGACTTACCGCTCACAAAACAGGGCTTTTTTGCGGGGCTCCCTTTTGCTTTAAAAATGCTGGGGCAGACTCATCGTGGTTTGCCAGATACGGCAAGTTCGTGTTTGTTTGCCAAAGGAATGGCTGAGGCGGATGATAATTATGTGAAGGCTCTGCTGGCAGCTGGTTTTACACCGTTTGGACAGACAAATTCTCCGGAGTTTGGTTTTAAAAATATTTCGGATTCGAAACTTTATGGGGACACGCGAAATGTTTGGAATCGGGCGTATTACTCGGGTGGGTCGTCTGGAGGTGCAGCGTCTGCGGTGGCTTCGGGGATGTTTGCCATTGCTGGAGCTTCCGATGGGGGCGGCTCAATCAGGATTCCAGCTTCTTTTTCGGGTTTGATTGGCTTGAAAATGACTCGGGGACGGATGCCACAAGGCCCCAACACTTATCGAGGTTGGCAGGGAGCGGCAATCGTGGGAGCGCTGACTGTTTCAGTGCGTGACACGGCACGTTTTGTGCTAGAAATGCAGACAGTGCAAGAGGCCGCGCCTTATCAGGCACGGATGCTTGATGAAGCGCAACTTTTGGCACTTTGCGAAAATGCTGATGCATTTGTAGACAGAGAAAATACTGACGAAAATTTGCTGACGAAAAAATCAAGCCGTTTAAAAATTGCCTTTTCGCAAAAAAGTCCGATTTCAGGCGTTAGCTTGTCAGAAGATGCGAAAAAAGCTCTGAAAAAAGCGGTAGAATTTCTAAGAAAACAGGGTCATGAGCTGGTTGAAATTGATTTTCCGCTAGACGCGCGGGAATTGGTGCGCACCTACTATCGGATGAATGCGGCAGAAACGATGGCGATGCTTGCACCGTGGGAACGTGCGGCTGGTCGGAAATTGACCACAGATGATATTGAGCTGCTAAGCTTTGCGCTCTTGGAAGCAGGGAGGAAAGCTCCTGTCGAAAGTTATATCAAGGCTTTGGATGAGTGGGATGCCGCGGCTGATCTTTTTGCCAACAAAATATTTGCAGATTACGACCTTTTTCTGACGCCGACAACAGCGAAAACAGCGCCAAAAATTGGCGAAGAACTGATTCCTTCTGAAATTTTGGAGCAAATGGCAGAGATTGCCACAGTAGATTTTGAACAGCAAATTGCAATTATTGAAGCGGCATTTGAGCGTTCACTAGCGTTTACTCCTTATAATTTCATCAGTAATTTGACGGGGCAGCCGGCGTTGAGCCTGCCAATTTATGTCAATGAAACGACAAATTTGCCCTTGGGTGTACAACTTTGGGGCGCCAAAAATTCAGAAATTCAACTTTTGCAACTTGCGCGTGAATTTGAAAAGCAAGGTCAGCTCATTTTACCGGCTGCTTACCGTGACGACAATTCCGTCAGTAAAATTTCTCAGAGAAAATACTGA
- the gatB gene encoding Asp-tRNA(Asn)/Glu-tRNA(Gln) amidotransferase subunit GatB: MNFETVIGLEVHVELSTNSKIFSPASTKFGGDPNTNTNVIDWSLPGVLPVMNKGVIDSGIKAALALNMDIHKSMHFDRKNYFYPDNPKAYQISQFDEPIGYNGSIEIELEDGHKATIRIERAHLEEDAGKNTHGTDGYSYVDLNRQGVPLIEIVSEADMRTPEEAYAYLTALKEAILYTGISDVKMEEGSMRCDANVSLRPYGQEAFGVKTEVKNMNSFSNVKKALDFEVARQAKILRAGGEIRQETRRFNDKTGETILMRVKEGASDYRYFPEPDVPRFEISDEWIEEMRQSLPMTASSRRVHYINDLGLSDYDARQLTATKEVSDFFDEAVKFDTDPKLVSNWLQGEVAQYLNSEKKELHEIGLTPENLTEMIRLISDGTISSKIAKKVFIELAKNGGSAEEFVKKAGLVQISDPAVLLPIIHEVFAKNEQSVADYRGGKQNAAKALVGQLMKATKGQANPTVAQKLLYQELDNF, translated from the coding sequence ATGAACTTTGAAACAGTAATTGGGCTTGAAGTCCACGTTGAGTTAAGTACAAACTCAAAAATTTTCAGTCCCGCCTCTACAAAATTTGGTGGAGACCCTAATACAAATACAAATGTGATTGACTGGTCACTGCCTGGTGTTTTGCCCGTCATGAACAAGGGTGTCATCGACAGTGGGATTAAAGCGGCGCTTGCTTTGAATATGGATATTCACAAATCCATGCACTTTGACCGCAAAAATTATTTCTATCCTGATAATCCCAAAGCTTACCAAATTTCACAATTTGATGAGCCAATTGGTTACAATGGTTCTATTGAAATTGAACTTGAAGATGGTCATAAAGCGACGATTCGCATTGAGCGGGCTCATTTAGAAGAAGATGCTGGGAAAAATACGCACGGAACGGATGGTTATTCTTATGTTGACTTGAATCGTCAAGGGGTGCCATTGATTGAGATTGTTTCAGAAGCGGATATGCGTACTCCTGAGGAAGCTTATGCTTATTTGACGGCGCTCAAAGAAGCCATTCTTTACACAGGAATTTCCGATGTGAAGATGGAAGAAGGTTCAATGCGTTGTGACGCCAATGTTTCGCTCCGTCCTTATGGTCAAGAAGCTTTTGGGGTGAAGACAGAAGTTAAAAACATGAACTCTTTTAGCAATGTCAAAAAAGCGTTGGACTTTGAAGTTGCCCGTCAAGCTAAGATTTTGCGCGCCGGTGGCGAAATTCGTCAAGAGACACGTCGTTTTAATGACAAAACGGGTGAAACAATCTTGATGCGTGTTAAAGAAGGCGCTTCTGATTACCGTTACTTCCCAGAGCCTGATGTGCCTCGTTTTGAGATTTCTGACGAATGGATCGAAGAAATGCGTCAAAGTTTGCCAATGACGGCTAGCAGCAGACGGGTGCATTATATCAATGATTTGGGCTTGTCAGACTACGATGCGCGTCAATTGACCGCAACGAAAGAAGTGTCTGATTTCTTTGATGAAGCGGTCAAATTTGATACTGATCCTAAATTGGTTTCAAATTGGTTGCAAGGTGAAGTAGCGCAATACCTAAACAGCGAGAAAAAAGAACTTCATGAGATTGGCTTAACTCCAGAAAATCTGACAGAAATGATTCGTTTGATTTCAGATGGCACTATTTCTTCAAAAATTGCTAAAAAAGTCTTTATTGAATTAGCAAAAAATGGTGGTTCTGCCGAAGAATTTGTCAAGAAAGCTGGTTTGGTTCAAATTTCTGACCCTGCTGTGCTTTTGCCAATCATTCATGAGGTCTTTGCTAAGAATGAACAATCTGTAGCCGATTATCGTGGTGGGAAGCAAAATGCGGCGAAAGCTTTGGTTGGTCAATTGATGAAAGCAACTAAAGGACAAGCTAACCCAACGGTTGCGCAAAAACTTTTGTATCAAGAATTGGATAATTTTTAA
- the gatA gene encoding Asp-tRNA(Asn)/Glu-tRNA(Gln) amidotransferase subunit GatA, with the protein MSYNNKTIKELHELLVNKEISAVELTKSTLSDIKAREPQIDAFLSITEEKALEQAAAIDARGINPEILTDGIAIGVKDNIVTEGIETTAASKILGGWIPPYNATVADKLNQAGLITVGKLNMDEFAMGGSGENSSVKPAKNAWDQTKVPGGSSSGSAASVAAGEIRLSLGSDTGGSIRQPAAFNGIVGLKPTYGRVSRFGLIAFASSLDQIGPLAPTVEENAQLLNVISGFDKNDGTSSNVAVPDFTSKIGQDIKGMKIALPKEYFGEGIDEKVKEQILAAAKHLEKLGAIVEEVSLPHSKYGVAVYYIIASSEASSNLQRFDGIRYGYRANDIKNLEDLYVKSRSEGFGPEVQRRIMLGTFSLSAGSYDKHFKKAGQVRTLIINDFAKVFEKYDLILGPTAPTPAWDLGARVDDPIAMYLADLLTIPVNLAGLPGISIPAGFADGLPVGMQLIGKRYDEETIYQVAAAFEATTDFHKKQPIIFGEVK; encoded by the coding sequence ATGTCATACAATAACAAAACAATCAAAGAACTTCATGAGTTGCTTGTTAATAAAGAAATTTCAGCAGTGGAGTTGACTAAATCAACCCTGTCTGACATCAAAGCGCGTGAACCTCAGATTGATGCTTTTTTGAGCATTACCGAAGAAAAAGCTTTGGAACAAGCTGCGGCTATTGATGCACGCGGCATCAATCCTGAAATTTTGACAGATGGGATTGCTATCGGTGTTAAGGATAATATCGTCACAGAAGGTATCGAAACAACAGCTGCTTCTAAAATTTTGGGTGGCTGGATTCCACCTTACAATGCCACAGTAGCGGACAAATTGAACCAAGCCGGTTTGATTACCGTTGGTAAACTGAACATGGACGAATTTGCCATGGGTGGTTCTGGTGAAAATTCATCCGTTAAACCAGCCAAAAACGCTTGGGATCAAACAAAAGTACCTGGTGGTTCTTCATCTGGTTCAGCGGCATCAGTCGCTGCGGGCGAAATTCGTTTGTCGCTCGGTTCAGATACGGGTGGATCAATTCGCCAACCTGCCGCATTCAACGGAATTGTTGGTTTGAAACCAACTTATGGTCGTGTGAGTCGTTTTGGTTTGATTGCTTTTGCTTCATCATTAGACCAAATCGGCCCATTGGCGCCAACAGTTGAAGAAAATGCTCAACTTTTGAATGTTATTTCTGGCTTTGATAAAAATGATGGCACATCATCAAATGTTGCAGTTCCTGACTTTACAAGTAAAATTGGTCAAGATATTAAAGGCATGAAAATTGCTTTACCTAAAGAATATTTTGGTGAAGGAATTGATGAAAAAGTAAAAGAACAAATTTTGGCAGCAGCTAAACATTTGGAAAAATTGGGTGCCATCGTTGAAGAAGTGAGTCTTCCTCACAGTAAATATGGTGTTGCCGTTTATTATATTATTGCCTCTTCTGAAGCCAGCTCAAATCTTCAACGTTTTGATGGTATTCGTTACGGTTATCGTGCTAATGACATCAAAAATCTTGAAGATTTGTATGTGAAATCACGTTCTGAAGGCTTTGGCCCAGAGGTTCAACGTCGAATCATGTTGGGAACTTTTAGTCTTTCAGCAGGTTCTTATGATAAACATTTCAAAAAAGCAGGTCAAGTTCGTACTTTAATCATCAATGATTTTGCGAAAGTTTTTGAAAAATATGATTTGATTTTAGGGCCAACAGCACCAACACCAGCTTGGGACTTGGGTGCACGGGTTGATGATCCAATCGCAATGTACTTGGCTGACTTGTTGACGATTCCAGTTAACTTAGCTGGTCTTCCAGGAATTTCGATTCCTGCTGGCTTTGCCGATGGACTACCTGTGGGAATGCAATTGATTGGTAAACGTTACGATGAAGAAACGATTTATCAAGTAGCAGCTGCTTTTGAAGCAACAACAGATTTCCACAAAAAACAACCGATTATTTTTGGAGAGGTGAAATAA